CGATCGCGAAGCTCGGACCGGCCGCCCAGCGGTCGTTCACGGTATTGCAGACCGACTCGATGTCGAAGGGAATCTCGGGGATCAGGATCACGTCGGCGGTGGAGCTGACGCCGGAGTAGAGGGCGATCCAGCCCGCGTCGCGGCCCATGACCTCCACGACCATGACGCGTTCGTGGCTCTGCGCCGTGGAGTGCAGCCGGTCCAGCGCCTCGGTGGCGGTCTGCACCGCGGTATGGAAGCCGAACGTGACGGACGTCGCGGCGAGGTCGTTGTCTATCGTCTTCGGGACGCCGACGATGGGCACGCCGAGGCCGCACAGCCGCTCGGCGATGTGGAGCGTCCCGTCCCCGCCGATGGCGATGAGGGCGTCGATTCCGAGCCGGTCGATGGAGGCGATGAGCTCGGCCGATCGATCCACCCTCTCCACCGTCCCGTCCTCTTTCTCCACGGGCCAGGAGAAGGGGTTGCCGCGGTTGGTCGTGCCGAGGATGGTGCCGCCCACGTGGGTGATCCCGCGCACCGACTCCCTGTCCATGACGATGACGTCGCCGTCGCCCAGTAGCCCGTCGAAGCCCCGGCGGATGCCAAGCATCTCCCAGCCGTGATTCAGGCCAGCAACCACCGCCGCGCGGATCACCGCGTTCAGCCCGGGCGCGTCTCCGCCGCCCGTCGTGAGGCCGACGCGGCGTATTTCGGGTGTGATCATGCGAATCGAGGGGTGAGCATGGGCCGAAGCCTGTGGCGCGAAGGCCGGGGTGTCAAACGGAGGGGCTGGGAGTCTCTACAGGGCCGGTCGGAGTCGCACGTCTATCGCCACCATGGCCCCGCCCTCGGGGTT
This is a stretch of genomic DNA from Gemmatimonadota bacterium. It encodes these proteins:
- a CDS encoding ATP-dependent 6-phosphofructokinase; its protein translation is MITPEIRRVGLTTGGGDAPGLNAVIRAAVVAGLNHGWEMLGIRRGFDGLLGDGDVIVMDRESVRGITHVGGTILGTTNRGNPFSWPVEKEDGTVERVDRSAELIASIDRLGIDALIAIGGDGTLHIAERLCGLGVPIVGVPKTIDNDLAATSVTFGFHTAVQTATEALDRLHSTAQSHERVMVVEVMGRDAGWIALYSGVSSTADVILIPEIPFDIESVCNTVNDRWAAGPSFAIVVAAEGAHAAGGEIHTVEGGRYGGIAEVLAAEIGERTGHETRSLALGHLQRGGTPTAYDRLIALRFGAAAVRLVREGRFGHMVALDPPNVRGVPIDHAIRELKRVPVDGDIVQTARALGIGFGD